In Salinarimonas sp., a genomic segment contains:
- a CDS encoding dihydrodipicolinate synthase family protein — MLDASASGVYVIAPTPFHDDGRVDERSIDRMTDFFLSAGCTGITVLGMMGEAPKLDAEEALSVASQVIRRATVPVVVGVSAPGFAAMRSLARGVMDRGAAGVMIAPPSSLKTDDQIVTYYANAVEAIGADVPFVVQDYPLSIGVVMTPGVIRRIVQDNPSAVMLKHEDWPGLEKITTLRGFEADGSMRHISILCGNGGMFLDFETERGADGAMTGYAFPDMLVDVVRLARAGERDEAHDLFDAHLPYMRYEQQPGAGLAVRKYVLQRRGIIASSALRKPGGSVSAKARAEVDYLLERLARHDPRAGRPIG, encoded by the coding sequence ATGCTCGACGCGTCCGCCAGCGGCGTCTACGTCATCGCCCCCACCCCCTTCCACGACGACGGGCGCGTCGACGAGCGCTCGATCGACCGCATGACGGATTTCTTCCTGTCCGCCGGCTGCACCGGCATCACCGTGCTCGGCATGATGGGCGAGGCGCCCAAGCTCGACGCCGAGGAGGCGCTGTCGGTGGCCTCGCAGGTGATCCGCCGGGCCACCGTGCCGGTGGTGGTCGGCGTCTCGGCGCCGGGATTCGCCGCCATGCGCTCCCTCGCCCGCGGGGTGATGGACCGGGGCGCCGCCGGCGTGATGATCGCGCCGCCCTCCTCGCTGAAGACCGACGACCAGATCGTCACCTACTACGCCAACGCGGTGGAGGCGATCGGCGCGGACGTGCCCTTCGTCGTTCAGGACTACCCGCTCTCCATCGGCGTGGTGATGACGCCCGGCGTCATCCGCCGCATCGTGCAGGACAATCCGAGCGCGGTGATGCTCAAGCACGAGGACTGGCCGGGGCTCGAGAAGATCACGACGCTGCGCGGCTTCGAGGCGGACGGCTCCATGCGCCACATCTCTATCCTGTGCGGCAACGGCGGCATGTTCCTCGACTTCGAGACCGAGCGCGGCGCCGACGGGGCCATGACGGGCTACGCCTTCCCGGACATGCTGGTCGACGTGGTGCGGCTGGCCCGGGCGGGCGAGCGCGACGAGGCGCACGACCTGTTCGACGCCCACCTGCCCTACATGCGCTACGAGCAGCAGCCGGGCGCGGGGCTCGCCGTGCGCAAGTACGTGCTCCAGCGCCGCGGCATCATCGCGTCGAGCGCCCTGCGCAAGCCCGGCGGCTCGGTCTCGGCCAAGGCCAGGGCGGAGGTGGACTACCTGCTCGAGCGCCTCGCCCGTCACGACCCGCGGGCGGGCAGGCCGATCGGCTGA
- a CDS encoding EAL domain-containing protein, translating to MERRRARPNERRRSPGFVVAAAIAAAGGGLVALAGAIAAGTALASALALTLGAVGCVLAGAGLWLARRGQTVAEKASSDLDFLARRLLRVESRLAEAERRKGGDGDLRGAVAEVSGEIALISGLLRDLAGTVAAHDRALSEQAEHEEAREPAALGAAPGPGPSRREPPAEPETYPEPAYSGPAYSEPPPPARRPQPEPPLVAMPRAAPPRFSPIVEAEPEPAPAPARPASRSPAPFTPEPFPAEPFPPEQPPEPPPEPAPEPLFADEPDAAPAPDPALERRIRAIAGALRDDRIEIHLQPVVSLPQRKTRFYEALARLRLEDDEIVLPEEFQPALEAVGLGAELDGKVAARAAAIARHLVARGSDAFVTVNLAHESLAAPGFLRALGRILDTYPDVVGRLAFEIAQRSWRMLDGELAGALEALRAKGALFVLDRANDLRVDPFGLADRGVRYVKLPAGMLLAHLDARGAGLDVAVGDLSAVMARAGIKLVAEAVDREEDVPDLIDLDIPLAQGLVFGAPRAVRSDLIGGPPGRGGGGAEPPARSAPPSGETSAVAAQPRTPERPAGGPAARKPTSEREPEPPFPPVPPRPEPRVPYRATLRRAG from the coding sequence GTGGAACGTCGACGCGCACGCCCGAACGAGCGCCGCCGGTCGCCCGGTTTCGTGGTCGCCGCCGCGATCGCGGCAGCGGGCGGCGGGCTCGTCGCGCTCGCCGGCGCCATCGCCGCCGGGACCGCGCTCGCGAGCGCGCTGGCGCTCACCCTCGGCGCCGTCGGCTGCGTGCTCGCCGGCGCGGGGCTCTGGCTCGCGCGGCGCGGGCAGACGGTGGCGGAGAAGGCCTCCTCCGATCTCGATTTCCTCGCCCGCCGGCTGCTGCGGGTCGAGTCCCGCCTCGCCGAGGCCGAGCGCCGCAAGGGCGGCGACGGCGACCTGCGCGGGGCCGTGGCCGAGGTCTCGGGCGAGATCGCCTTGATCAGCGGCCTCCTGCGCGACCTCGCCGGCACCGTCGCGGCGCACGACCGCGCCCTCTCGGAGCAGGCGGAGCACGAGGAGGCGCGCGAGCCGGCGGCGCTCGGCGCCGCGCCGGGCCCCGGGCCCTCCCGTCGGGAGCCGCCCGCCGAGCCCGAGACCTATCCGGAGCCGGCCTATTCCGGGCCGGCCTATTCCGAGCCGCCGCCTCCCGCGCGGCGGCCGCAGCCGGAACCGCCGCTCGTCGCGATGCCGCGCGCCGCGCCGCCGCGCTTCAGCCCGATCGTCGAGGCGGAGCCGGAGCCTGCGCCCGCCCCCGCGCGCCCGGCATCGCGCTCCCCCGCACCGTTCACGCCCGAGCCCTTCCCGGCCGAGCCCTTCCCGCCCGAGCAGCCGCCCGAGCCGCCGCCGGAGCCCGCGCCCGAGCCCCTGTTCGCCGACGAGCCGGATGCCGCCCCCGCGCCGGATCCGGCGCTCGAGCGCCGCATCCGGGCGATCGCCGGCGCGCTGCGGGACGATCGCATCGAGATCCACCTCCAGCCCGTCGTCTCGCTGCCCCAGCGCAAGACGCGCTTCTACGAGGCTCTGGCGCGGCTGCGGCTCGAGGACGACGAGATCGTGCTGCCGGAGGAGTTCCAGCCGGCGCTGGAGGCGGTCGGCCTCGGCGCCGAGCTCGACGGCAAGGTCGCCGCGCGCGCGGCCGCCATCGCGCGCCATCTGGTGGCGCGCGGCTCGGACGCCTTCGTCACCGTCAACCTCGCGCACGAGTCGCTCGCGGCGCCGGGCTTCCTGCGCGCGCTGGGGCGCATCCTCGACACCTATCCGGACGTGGTGGGGCGGCTCGCCTTCGAGATCGCCCAGCGCTCCTGGCGCATGCTCGACGGCGAGCTCGCGGGCGCGCTCGAGGCGCTGCGGGCGAAGGGCGCGCTCTTCGTGCTCGATCGCGCCAACGACCTGCGGGTCGACCCGTTCGGCCTCGCCGATCGCGGCGTGCGCTACGTCAAGCTGCCGGCCGGCATGCTGCTCGCGCATCTCGACGCGCGCGGGGCGGGGCTCGACGTCGCGGTGGGCGACCTTTCGGCGGTGATGGCGCGGGCGGGCATCAAGCTCGTCGCCGAGGCGGTGGATCGCGAGGAGGACGTGCCGGACCTGATCGACCTCGACATCCCGCTGGCGCAGGGCCTCGTCTTCGGCGCGCCGCGCGCGGTGCGCTCCGACCTGATCGGCGGACCGCCGGGCCGCGGCGGCGGCGGGGCCGAGCCGCCCGCCCGCAGCGCGCCGCCCTCCGGCGAGACCAGCGCCGTCGCCGCCCAGCCGCGCACGCCCGAGCGTCCCGCCGGCGGTCCAGCCGCCCGCAAGCCGACGTCCGAGCGCGAGCCCGAGCCGCCGTTCCCGCCGGTTCCCCCGCGCCCGGAGCCGCGCGTGCCCTACAGGGCGACGCTGCGCCGGGCGGGGTGA
- a CDS encoding heavy-metal-associated domain-containing protein, which yields MSERHELLMQVDGMTCEGCVAAVTRIVRKVDPQADVAVDLAHGRARILTTAETLEIAAALDKGGYEAKAMTM from the coding sequence ATGAGCGAACGCCACGAGCTCCTGATGCAGGTGGACGGCATGACGTGCGAGGGCTGCGTCGCGGCCGTGACGCGGATCGTGCGCAAGGTCGACCCGCAGGCCGACGTCGCTGTCGATCTCGCCCACGGCCGCGCCCGCATCCTCACCACCGCCGAGACGCTGGAGATCGCGGCCGCCCTCGACAAGGGCGGCTACGAGGCCAAGGCGATGACGATGTGA
- a CDS encoding long-chain-fatty-acid--CoA ligase has protein sequence MHGLMQDWPLLIHKIIDHAAVQHAGRPVVSRSVEGPIVRTSYAALRGRALKVAKRLARDGIREGDRVGTLAWNTARHLETWYGITGIGAVYHTLNPRLFEDQIVYIASHAEDRLLFLDLTFVAMMERLQDRLPSIERYVVLTDAAHMPRTRLRNAVAYEDWIAEVDEDFAWAALEETAAAGLCYTSGTTGEPKGVLYSHRSNVLHAMMANQRDALGLSSRDVAMPVVPLFHANGWSFGFSAPMAGATLVLPGPKLDGGSLAELLIEEKVTVSAAVPTVWFTLLQHLEATGLELPDLERVVIGGSACPRAVTRTFRERYGVEVLHAWGMTEMSPLGTVCSLKPDYGDLDVEAWLDVKERAGHPFFGIEMRIEDDDGRALPWDGEAFGRLKVRGPAIAKAYFHREEPILDHDGFFDTGDVATIDRFGNMQVVDRSKDVIKSGGEWISSIDLENHAVGHPHVAEAAAIGVPHPKWGERPLLVVVPKAGVEPDKDAILAHLATRLAKWQLPDEVVFVEEIPHTATGKIQKVALRERFEGWTPPG, from the coding sequence ATGCACGGCCTGATGCAGGACTGGCCCCTGCTGATCCACAAGATCATCGACCATGCCGCCGTCCAGCACGCCGGCCGGCCGGTGGTCTCGCGCTCGGTCGAGGGGCCGATCGTGCGCACCAGCTATGCCGCGCTGCGCGGGCGCGCGCTCAAGGTCGCCAAGCGCCTCGCCCGCGACGGGATTCGTGAGGGAGACCGCGTCGGGACGCTCGCCTGGAACACGGCGCGGCATCTCGAGACCTGGTACGGCATCACCGGCATCGGCGCCGTCTACCACACGCTCAATCCGCGCCTGTTCGAGGACCAGATCGTCTACATCGCGAGCCACGCCGAGGATCGGCTGCTGTTCCTCGACCTCACCTTCGTCGCGATGATGGAGCGGCTCCAGGACCGGCTGCCCTCGATCGAGCGCTACGTCGTCCTCACCGACGCCGCGCACATGCCGCGGACCCGGCTGCGCAACGCCGTCGCCTACGAGGACTGGATCGCCGAGGTGGACGAGGACTTCGCCTGGGCGGCGCTCGAGGAGACCGCCGCGGCGGGCTTGTGCTACACGTCGGGCACCACGGGCGAGCCCAAGGGCGTGCTCTATTCGCATCGCTCCAACGTGCTCCACGCCATGATGGCGAACCAGCGCGACGCGCTCGGCCTGTCGTCGCGGGACGTGGCCATGCCGGTCGTGCCCCTGTTCCACGCCAACGGCTGGTCGTTCGGCTTCTCGGCGCCGATGGCGGGGGCGACGCTCGTCCTCCCAGGCCCGAAGCTCGACGGCGGCTCGCTGGCCGAGCTCCTGATCGAGGAGAAGGTGACGGTCTCCGCCGCCGTGCCGACCGTCTGGTTCACGCTCCTCCAGCATCTGGAAGCGACGGGTCTCGAGCTGCCCGACCTCGAGCGCGTCGTCATCGGCGGCTCCGCCTGCCCGCGGGCGGTGACGCGCACCTTCCGCGAGCGCTACGGGGTCGAGGTGCTGCACGCCTGGGGCATGACCGAGATGAGCCCGCTCGGCACGGTCTGCTCGCTCAAGCCGGATTACGGCGACCTCGACGTGGAGGCCTGGCTCGACGTCAAGGAGCGCGCGGGCCACCCCTTCTTCGGCATCGAGATGCGCATCGAGGACGACGACGGGCGCGCCCTGCCCTGGGACGGCGAGGCCTTCGGGCGTCTGAAGGTGCGCGGGCCCGCCATCGCCAAGGCCTATTTCCACCGCGAGGAGCCGATCCTAGACCACGACGGCTTCTTCGACACGGGCGACGTCGCGACCATCGACCGCTTCGGCAACATGCAGGTCGTCGACCGCTCGAAGGACGTGATCAAGTCCGGCGGCGAGTGGATCTCGTCCATCGATCTCGAGAACCACGCGGTGGGTCACCCCCACGTCGCGGAGGCGGCGGCGATCGGCGTGCCCCATCCGAAATGGGGAGAGCGCCCGCTCCTGGTCGTCGTGCCGAAGGCGGGGGTGGAGCCGGACAAGGACGCCATCCTCGCGCATCTCGCCACCCGCCTCGCCAAATGGCAGCTGCCGGACGAGGTGGTGTTCGTGGAGGAGATCCCCCACACCGCGACCGGCAAGATCCAGAAGGTCGCTCTGCGCGAGCGATTCGAGGGCTGGACGCCGCCCGGCTGA
- a CDS encoding CarD family transcriptional regulator: protein MTTPKKTGKALAFKAGEAIVYPAHGVGQITAIEEQEIAGFKLELYVVSFEKDKMVLRVPTAKAATVGMRKLAEPDLVKKALDTMSGRARVKRTMWSRRAQEYEAKINSGDIIAIAEVVRDLYRSDAQPEQSYSERQLYEAALDRVVREISTVNRITETEALKLIEASLAKSPRRGKNAEADAAEAAEGDDLQEEAA from the coding sequence ATGACGACCCCCAAGAAGACTGGCAAGGCTTTGGCTTTCAAGGCTGGCGAAGCCATCGTCTATCCGGCCCACGGCGTCGGCCAGATCACGGCGATCGAGGAGCAGGAAATCGCCGGCTTCAAGCTCGAGCTCTACGTCGTCAGCTTCGAGAAGGACAAGATGGTCCTGCGCGTTCCGACCGCGAAGGCGGCGACCGTGGGCATGCGCAAGCTCGCCGAGCCGGATCTCGTCAAGAAGGCGCTCGACACCATGTCCGGCCGCGCCCGCGTGAAGCGCACCATGTGGTCGCGCCGCGCGCAGGAATACGAGGCGAAGATCAACTCGGGCGACATCATCGCCATCGCCGAGGTGGTCCGCGACCTCTATCGCTCCGACGCGCAGCCCGAGCAGTCCTATTCCGAGCGCCAGCTCTACGAGGCCGCTCTCGACCGCGTCGTGCGCGAGATCTCGACGGTCAACCGGATCACCGAGACCGAGGCGCTCAAGCTCATCGAGGCGAGCCTCGCCAAGTCCCCCCGCCGCGGCAAGAACGCCGAGGCCGATGCGGCGGAAGCCGCCGAGGGCGACGATCTCCAGGAGGAGGCGGCCTGA
- the fdxA gene encoding ferredoxin FdxA — protein MTYVVTENCIKCKYMDCVEVCPVDCFYEGDNMLVIHPDECIDCGVCEPECPAEAIKPDTEPGLEQWLKINADLSKSWPNITQKKDAPADAKEYDGMAGKYEKFFSPEPGEGD, from the coding sequence ATGACCTACGTCGTCACGGAAAACTGCATCAAGTGCAAGTACATGGACTGCGTCGAGGTCTGCCCCGTGGATTGCTTCTACGAGGGCGACAACATGCTCGTCATCCATCCCGACGAGTGTATCGATTGCGGCGTGTGCGAGCCGGAATGCCCGGCCGAGGCGATCAAGCCGGACACGGAGCCGGGTCTCGAGCAGTGGCTCAAGATCAACGCCGATCTCTCCAAGTCCTGGCCCAACATCACCCAGAAGAAGGATGCGCCTGCCGACGCCAAGGAGTACGACGGCATGGCGGGCAAGTACGAGAAGTTCTTCTCGCCCGAGCCCGGCGAGGGTGACTGA
- a CDS encoding ATP-binding protein, with product MTVGIDMGENAAPGGGRMLLDLEELLATRLLVQGNSGSGKSHLLRRLLEQSAPWVQQCVIDPEGDFVTLADRYGHVVVEADRSEADLQRVAARVRQHRVSVVVSLEGLDAEQQMRAAAAFLGGLFDAERDHWYPMLVVVDEAQLFAPMAAGEVSDEARKVSLGAMTNLMCRGRKRGLAGVIATQRLAKLAKNVAAEASNFLMGRTFLDIDMARAADLLGMDRRQAESFRDLQRGHFVALGPALSRRPVAVRIGTVETAARSTSPKLMPLPETPAEDARDLILAPLEPEPARARPERRPPPPPPPSTNDLLAELVRSRPAAAAPPSAEEVALAAEEREAVMEEIVRDLLSDPDAAFRSIAVLYQDFLVRLRIKRVPGEAPTLAAFKKRLSVARAGVEAGAIPEDTWARAEAAAADLPEEIQGVYLLLARAAFEGAPCPPDGAIARACGSRSPGRARRLVQYMESRGHVVTRADLRGQRIVALPDLGVETRPGDPNAWEEPQEGGGDLFATG from the coding sequence ATGACGGTCGGCATCGATATGGGCGAGAACGCGGCTCCCGGCGGCGGGCGCATGCTCCTCGACCTCGAGGAGCTCCTCGCCACCCGCCTGCTGGTCCAGGGGAATTCCGGCTCCGGCAAGTCGCACCTGCTGCGCCGGCTGCTGGAGCAGAGCGCGCCCTGGGTGCAGCAATGCGTCATCGACCCCGAGGGCGACTTCGTCACCCTCGCCGACAGGTACGGCCACGTGGTGGTCGAGGCGGACCGCTCCGAAGCGGACCTCCAGCGCGTCGCCGCGCGGGTGCGCCAGCACCGGGTCTCCGTCGTGGTCAGCCTCGAGGGTCTCGACGCCGAGCAGCAGATGCGCGCCGCCGCCGCCTTCCTGGGCGGCCTGTTCGACGCCGAGCGGGACCATTGGTACCCGATGCTCGTCGTCGTCGACGAGGCGCAGCTCTTCGCGCCTATGGCGGCGGGGGAGGTCTCGGACGAGGCGCGCAAGGTCTCGCTCGGCGCGATGACGAACCTGATGTGCCGCGGCCGCAAGCGCGGGCTCGCCGGCGTCATCGCCACGCAACGCCTCGCCAAGCTCGCCAAGAACGTGGCGGCCGAGGCCTCGAACTTCCTGATGGGCCGCACCTTCCTCGACATCGACATGGCCCGCGCCGCCGATCTGCTCGGCATGGATCGGCGCCAGGCGGAGAGCTTCCGCGACCTTCAGCGCGGGCATTTCGTGGCGCTGGGCCCCGCGCTCTCGCGCCGGCCGGTGGCCGTGCGCATCGGGACGGTCGAGACCGCCGCGCGCTCGACGAGCCCCAAGCTGATGCCGCTGCCGGAGACCCCGGCGGAGGACGCGCGCGACCTGATTCTCGCGCCGCTCGAGCCCGAGCCGGCGCGGGCCCGGCCGGAGCGGCGCCCCCCTCCCCCGCCGCCGCCCTCCACCAACGACCTTCTCGCCGAGCTCGTGCGCTCGCGCCCCGCCGCCGCCGCCCCCCCGAGCGCGGAGGAGGTCGCGCTGGCGGCCGAGGAGCGCGAGGCCGTCATGGAGGAGATCGTGCGCGACCTCCTCTCCGACCCGGATGCGGCCTTCCGCTCCATCGCCGTGCTCTACCAGGATTTCCTGGTGCGCCTGCGGATCAAGCGCGTGCCGGGCGAGGCGCCGACGCTCGCCGCCTTCAAGAAGCGCCTCTCGGTCGCCCGCGCCGGCGTCGAGGCCGGGGCGATCCCGGAGGACACGTGGGCGCGCGCGGAAGCGGCTGCGGCGGACCTGCCGGAGGAGATCCAGGGCGTCTACCTGCTGCTCGCCCGCGCCGCCTTCGAGGGCGCGCCCTGCCCGCCCGACGGCGCCATCGCCCGCGCCTGCGGCTCGCGCTCACCGGGCCGCGCCCGGCGGCTGGTGCAGTACATGGAGAGCCGCGGCCACGTCGTCACCCGCGCCGACCTGCGCGGCCAGCGCATCGTCGCATTGCCCGACCTCGGCGTGGAGACCAGGCCCGGCGACCCCAACGCCTGGGAGGAGCCCCAGGAGGGCGGCGGGGACCTGTTCGCGACGGGGTGA
- a CDS encoding DUF1203 domain-containing protein, whose protein sequence is MDFRVLGLSPEPFLPLYGLSEAALAERGVIRRRANDPTSYPDRIEMRHARPGESVLLLNHVSQPAASPYRASHAIYVREGASDTYDRVNAVPEVMRPRLLSVRAFDADGMIVDADVVEGADLEGLIARLLASPAAAYLHVHNAKRGCYAGRVERA, encoded by the coding sequence ATGGACTTCCGCGTTCTCGGGCTCTCGCCCGAACCCTTCCTTCCCCTCTACGGCCTCTCGGAGGCGGCGCTCGCCGAGCGCGGCGTGATCCGCAGGCGGGCGAACGATCCGACGAGCTATCCCGACCGCATCGAGATGCGCCACGCCCGGCCGGGCGAGAGCGTGCTGCTCCTCAACCACGTCTCCCAGCCGGCGGCCTCGCCCTACCGCGCGAGCCACGCCATCTACGTGCGCGAGGGCGCGAGCGACACCTACGACCGGGTGAACGCGGTGCCGGAGGTGATGCGGCCGCGCCTCCTCTCCGTGCGCGCCTTCGACGCCGACGGCATGATCGTCGACGCCGACGTGGTCGAAGGCGCGGATCTGGAGGGGCTGATCGCACGGCTCCTGGCGAGCCCCGCGGCGGCGTATCTCCACGTCCACAACGCCAAGCGCGGCTGCTATGCGGGGCGGGTCGAGCGGGCGTGA
- a CDS encoding RNA-binding S4 domain-containing protein, which yields MREDRQRLDKWLWYARFARTRTLAAKLVESGHVRVNGQRQTNPAKGIAVGDVLTVAAPHATKAVRVLDLGERRGPASEAEALYEEAG from the coding sequence GTGCGGGAGGATCGCCAGAGGCTCGACAAGTGGCTCTGGTACGCGCGCTTCGCGCGCACCCGCACGCTCGCGGCGAAGCTGGTCGAATCGGGCCACGTGCGCGTCAACGGCCAGCGGCAGACCAACCCCGCCAAGGGGATCGCGGTGGGCGACGTCCTCACCGTCGCCGCCCCGCACGCCACCAAGGCGGTGCGCGTCCTCGATCTCGGCGAGCGCCGCGGGCCGGCCTCGGAGGCCGAGGCGCTCTACGAGGAGGCGGGCTGA